A part of Tessaracoccus timonensis genomic DNA contains:
- a CDS encoding polyprenyl synthetase family protein, whose product MTASFDARIQKRLDEFEPLLADAAVANTPYVTQAARHVIEAGGKRFRPMLVFVASEFGEVSDEQRLQSAAMVMELTHVASLYHDDVMDEADVRRGAPSANRFYGNSVAILVGDFLFSQASDMVAGLGPEFVQLQSRTFSRLVQGQIAETIGPSEDDDPLEHYLQVIADKTGSLIAASACFGAMAADASAEHIEALRNFGEEIGVVFQLSDDLIDITSEQTGKTPGTDLREGVPTLPVLMLRKKKDPADAELLTLIDGDLTDDATLAEALRQLRAHPIMDEAKAEVERHAALARETLAPLPDGDAKLALFEVCDELVRREH is encoded by the coding sequence ATGACTGCATCATTTGACGCACGGATCCAGAAGCGGCTCGACGAGTTCGAGCCGCTTCTGGCCGATGCGGCCGTGGCGAACACCCCGTACGTCACGCAGGCGGCCCGCCACGTGATTGAAGCCGGCGGGAAGCGGTTCCGCCCCATGCTGGTGTTTGTGGCCAGCGAGTTTGGCGAGGTGAGCGACGAGCAGCGCCTTCAAAGCGCCGCGATGGTGATGGAACTCACGCACGTCGCCAGCCTGTACCACGACGACGTCATGGACGAGGCGGACGTGCGGCGAGGGGCGCCGTCGGCGAACCGGTTCTATGGCAACTCGGTGGCGATCCTCGTCGGCGATTTCCTGTTCTCGCAGGCCTCTGACATGGTGGCGGGCCTTGGTCCGGAGTTCGTGCAGCTGCAGTCCAGGACGTTCTCCAGGCTCGTGCAGGGGCAGATCGCGGAGACGATCGGTCCGTCGGAGGATGACGACCCCCTCGAGCATTACCTGCAGGTGATTGCCGATAAGACGGGCTCGCTCATCGCGGCGTCGGCCTGCTTCGGTGCGATGGCTGCGGATGCGAGCGCGGAGCACATCGAGGCGCTGCGCAACTTCGGCGAAGAGATTGGGGTGGTGTTCCAGCTCTCCGACGACCTCATCGACATCACCTCCGAGCAGACCGGCAAGACGCCCGGCACCGATCTGCGCGAGGGTGTGCCGACGCTGCCGGTGCTCATGCTGCGCAAGAAGAAAGACCCGGCTGATGCCGAGCTGCTGACGCTCATCGACGGTGACCTCACCGACGACGCCACGCTGGCGGAGGCGCTGAGGCAGCTCCGCGCCCACCCGATCATGGACGAAGCGAAGGCCGAGGTGGAGCGCCACGCTGCGCTCGCCCGCGAGACGCTCGCTCCGCTCCCGGACGGCGACGCCAAGCTCGCGCTGTTCGAGGTGTGCGACGAGCTCGTCCGCCGCGAGCACTGA